DNA from Microbacterium foliorum:
CACCGAGGTGTCGCTCATCGGCTTCGCTCTGCTGATGGCCGCCATCATCGGCGGCGGCTGGGTCGCCGGCACCGAGTGGGGCCAGGCGATCTTCCACCTCGACCGCACCACCATCGCGTGGGGCATCATCGTCTACGGCTTCATCGCCGCCGTGCTTCCGGTGTGGTTGCTGCTCGCTCCGCGCGACTACCTGTCGACCTTCATGAAGATCGGCGTCATCGTCATGCTCGCCGGCGCGATCGTGCTCGTGCGCCCCGAGATCACGGTGCCGGCCGTCAGCGTCTTCGGCGAGAACGGGATGGGGCCGGTGTTCGCCGGTCCGCTCTTCCCGTTCCTGTTCGTGACGATCGCCTGCGGAGCCCTCTCGGGCTTCCATGCACTGATCGCATCGGGCACCACCCCGAAGCTCGTCGAGAAGGAGCGCCAGACGCGCTTCATCGGCTACGGCGGGATGCTGATGGAATCCTTCGTCGCGATCATGGCCCTCGTCGCCGCGATCTCGATCGACCAGGGCATCTACTTCGCGATGAACGCGCCCACCGCGGCGACCGGAGGCACGGTCGAAGGGGCCGTCGCCTTCGTGAACTCCCTCGGGCTCACGGGGGTCAACCTCACACCCGAGATGCTCACCGGCACCGCGCAGGCGGTCGGCGAAGAGTCCATCGTCTCGCGCACCGGCGGCGCGCCGACCCTGGCGCTCGGTCTCGCCCACATCATGCAGCAGGCCCTCGGCGGGCAGGCGCTCATGGCGTTCTGGTACCACTTCGCGATCATGTTCGAGGCGCTGTTCATCCTCACCGCAGTGGATGCCGGCACCCGCGTCGCCCGCTTCATGCTGCAGGACTCGATCGGCGCCTGGTTCCCGAAGTTCCGTGACGTCTCCTGGCGCCCCGGAGTCTGGATCTGCACCGCGATCATGGTGGCCGGCTGGGGAGCGATCCTCATCCTCGGCGTCACCGACCCGCTCGGCGGCATCAACACGTTCTTCCCGCTGTTCGGCATCGCGAACCAGCTGCTCGCCGCGATCGCGCTCGCCGTGGTGATGGCCATCGTCGCCAAGCGCGGCAAGAGCTACATCAAGTGGCTGTGGATCATCGGGCTGCCGCTCGCGTTCACCGCCGTGGTGACGATCACCGCGTCGCTGTACAAGATCGCCTCCCCCGTGCCGGCCATCGGCTACTGGGCGAACCACTTCCGCTACGTCGCGGCACGCGACAGCGGCGATACGTCGCTGGGCGCCCCCGAGGTGCTCGAGGCCGTCATCCGCAACACCGCCGTGCAGGGCACCCTGTCGATCATCTTCGTCACCCTGGCGATCATCGTCATGGTCGCCGCGGTGGTCGTCACGGTCAAGGCCATCCGCAACGGCGGCGGCGAGAACACCGAAGAGACGCCGGTCGCCTCGCGGCGGTTCGCCCCGGCCGGATTCCTCCCGAGCCCGGCCGAACGCGAACTGGAGAAGGAGTGGGAGCCGATCCTCGCCGACGAGCGCTCGACGTCGGGGCACTGAGTTGGCCGACATCGTGAACCGGGCGGATGCCGCGACCACCCCTCTGCGGACGCTGCTCGGCGCCGTGGGGCGGGTGGGCCGCGGCATCCGCTGGTACATCACCACCCTGATGGGTGACAGCGCCTATGCGACGTATGTCGCCCACCATCAGCGGCAGCATCCGGGGGAGGCGCCGATGACCGAACGCCAGTTCTGGCGGCAGCGGATGGACGATCAGGACCGCAACCCGGGTGCGCGCTGCTGCTGACGGTGCGCCCTTCGTCTCGTCGCTGCGCTCCTCGCTCAGGGGGCGGGGGGTGGCGAGGGCGCTCGTCGCTCAGGGGGCGGAAGTCTGCCGCTCCCTGAGCGAGCGAAGCGAGACGAAGGGCGTTCTACACGGAGGGGCACGCTGCGGCTGACGGTGCGCCCTTCGTCTCGTCGCTGCGCTCCTCGCTCAGGGGGCGGAAGTCTGCCGCTCCCTGAGCGAGCGGAGCGAGACGAAGGGCGTTCTACACGGAGGGGCGCGCTGCGGCTGACGGTGCGCCCTTCGTCTCGTCGCTGCGCTCCTCGCGGCGGCGGCGGGGGTGGCGAGGGCGCTCCTCGCTCAGGGGGCGGAGGGGGGCGGAGCCGACGCGCGGATCTAGGCTGAGGGCATGAACGACGTCGTCCTCGCCGCGGTCCTCGGCGTGGTCGGCGGCATCGTGCTCTCGGTGCTCCTGCTGCTCGCGCGGCGTCTCGCCCGCGGGTCGGCCGACCTCGGCAGCGACGCCGAGCGAGCGGCACTGCAGGCGCTGCATCAGGCGAGCCTCGCGGCCCCGCATCTGCGCGC
Protein-coding regions in this window:
- a CDS encoding carbon starvation CstA family protein, with protein sequence MTASSSHRRGGTGRDRDGRHGDTAITTDPSLPPVALADEHHEKAARWTWPKVVLWSAIALLGAVAWTMLAIVRGETVNAIWFVFAAVCTYLIGYRFYSKVIEKYITRPDDRRATPAEVRQDGKDYVPTDRRVLYGHHFAAIAGAGPLVGPVLAAQMGYLPGTIWIIVGVVLAGAVQDYTVLFFSMRRGGRTIGQMARQELGRIGGTAAIVASLLIMLIIVAILALVVVNALGESPWGVFSVAMTIPIAIFMGVYLRYLRPGKVTEVSLIGFALLMAAIIGGGWVAGTEWGQAIFHLDRTTIAWGIIVYGFIAAVLPVWLLLAPRDYLSTFMKIGVIVMLAGAIVLVRPEITVPAVSVFGENGMGPVFAGPLFPFLFVTIACGALSGFHALIASGTTPKLVEKERQTRFIGYGGMLMESFVAIMALVAAISIDQGIYFAMNAPTAATGGTVEGAVAFVNSLGLTGVNLTPEMLTGTAQAVGEESIVSRTGGAPTLALGLAHIMQQALGGQALMAFWYHFAIMFEALFILTAVDAGTRVARFMLQDSIGAWFPKFRDVSWRPGVWICTAIMVAGWGAILILGVTDPLGGINTFFPLFGIANQLLAAIALAVVMAIVAKRGKSYIKWLWIIGLPLAFTAVVTITASLYKIASPVPAIGYWANHFRYVAARDSGDTSLGAPEVLEAVIRNTAVQGTLSIIFVTLAIIVMVAAVVVTVKAIRNGGGENTEETPVASRRFAPAGFLPSPAERELEKEWEPILADERSTSGH
- a CDS encoding YbdD/YjiX family protein; this encodes MADIVNRADAATTPLRTLLGAVGRVGRGIRWYITTLMGDSAYATYVAHHQRQHPGEAPMTERQFWRQRMDDQDRNPGARCC